From the Bacillus tuaregi genome, one window contains:
- the ligA gene encoding NAD-dependent DNA ligase LigA, whose amino-acid sequence MDLQTAEKKIIDLRKQLNQYNYEYYVLDKPTVPDAEYDQLLQELGKLEEQFPELVTPDSPTQRVGGQVLDMFHKVTHDSPMLSLGNAFNEDDLREFDRKVRQAVGDQFSYVCELKIDGLAISLKYEEGLFVQGATRGDGTVGEDITANLKTIRSIPLRLKEPMTLEVRGEAFMPKRSFLRLNELKEENGEEPFANPRNAAAGSLRQLDPKIAASRNLDIFLYSIANMGDSRVTAHSEGLDWLEQLGFKTNKERKTCFNIEEVLKYIEGWAEKRPHLPYEIDGIVIKVDSLSQQKELGTTAKSPRWAIAYKFPAEEVVTTLLDIELNVGRTGVITPTAILSPVKVAGTTVQRASLHNEDLIREKDIRLGDQVVVKKAGDIIPEVVNVLPERRTGEEKEFYMPTHCPECNSELVRIEGEVALRCINPKCPAQIREGLIHFVSRNAMNIDGLGERVISQLFAEKLIEDVADLYKLTREQLLGLERMGEKSVTNLLSAIEASKSNSLEKLLFGLGIRHVGAKAAKTLAQQFEEMDKLSQATLEELTAINEIGEKMADSIVTFFEQEEVQELLQELKELEINMKYTGAKPAAIEQSDSFFFGKTIVLTGKLVEMTRNEAKEKIEALGGNVAGSVSKKTDLVIAGEDAGSKLKKAEDLGIMVWNEERLVEELSE is encoded by the coding sequence ATGGATCTTCAAACAGCTGAAAAGAAAATAATTGATTTGCGAAAGCAGTTAAATCAGTATAACTACGAATATTATGTTCTGGATAAACCAACTGTTCCGGATGCGGAATATGATCAATTATTGCAGGAATTAGGAAAGCTTGAAGAGCAATTTCCAGAGCTTGTGACCCCTGACTCGCCAACGCAGCGTGTTGGTGGGCAGGTTTTGGACATGTTTCATAAAGTAACCCATGATAGCCCAATGTTAAGTCTTGGGAATGCCTTTAATGAAGATGATTTACGGGAATTTGATCGTAAAGTCCGCCAGGCTGTCGGAGATCAATTTTCATATGTTTGTGAGCTGAAGATTGACGGCCTAGCAATATCCCTAAAGTATGAAGAGGGACTTTTTGTTCAAGGGGCCACCCGTGGTGATGGAACGGTAGGAGAAGATATTACGGCTAATTTAAAAACGATCCGCTCGATTCCGCTTCGTCTTAAAGAGCCGATGACATTGGAAGTGCGTGGTGAGGCCTTCATGCCAAAGCGCAGTTTCTTAAGGCTGAATGAGCTGAAAGAGGAAAACGGTGAAGAACCATTTGCAAACCCTAGAAATGCTGCAGCAGGTTCATTACGTCAGCTGGACCCGAAAATTGCCGCTTCCCGTAACCTAGACATCTTCTTATATTCCATTGCCAATATGGGAGATTCAAGAGTCACCGCCCATAGCGAGGGTCTTGATTGGCTTGAACAGCTTGGATTTAAAACCAATAAGGAAAGAAAAACATGCTTCAATATTGAGGAAGTATTGAAATATATTGAGGGCTGGGCGGAGAAACGTCCTCATCTCCCTTACGAAATTGATGGCATAGTTATTAAGGTGGATTCTCTATCCCAGCAGAAGGAGCTAGGGACCACGGCGAAGAGCCCGCGTTGGGCAATCGCCTATAAGTTTCCAGCTGAGGAAGTTGTCACGACTTTGCTGGATATTGAACTAAACGTCGGCCGGACGGGCGTGATTACACCAACCGCGATTCTAAGTCCTGTAAAGGTTGCGGGTACAACAGTACAGAGAGCATCCCTTCATAACGAGGATCTAATCCGGGAAAAGGATATTAGGCTTGGGGATCAAGTCGTAGTGAAAAAGGCTGGAGATATTATACCGGAAGTGGTGAATGTGCTGCCGGAAAGAAGAACAGGCGAGGAAAAGGAATTTTACATGCCGACGCATTGCCCAGAGTGTAACAGTGAGCTTGTTCGTATCGAGGGCGAAGTGGCACTACGTTGTATCAATCCTAAATGCCCGGCACAAATTCGTGAAGGTTTAATCCACTTTGTCTCTCGAAATGCGATGAATATTGACGGTCTTGGAGAAAGAGTCATCAGTCAGCTATTTGCTGAAAAACTGATTGAAGATGTTGCAGACCTCTATAAGCTTACGCGTGAGCAATTACTTGGTCTAGAGCGGATGGGAGAAAAGTCTGTAACCAATTTATTGTCGGCCATTGAGGCATCTAAATCCAACTCACTTGAGAAGCTTTTATTTGGATTAGGCATTCGCCATGTTGGAGCGAAGGCAGCGAAAACGCTGGCACAGCAGTTTGAAGAGATGGACAAGCTTTCGCAAGCTACCCTTGAAGAATTAACCGCCATTAATGAAATCGGCGAAAAGATGGCCGATTCGATTGTTACATTTTTTGAACAGGAAGAGGTTCAAGAGCTTCTTCAGGAGTTAAAGGAATTAGAAATAAATATGAAGTATACGGGTGCAAAGCCTGCTGCTATAGAGCAATCGGATTCCTTTTTCTTTGGTAAGACTATTGTTTTAACGGGTAAATTAGTTGAAATGACTAGAAATGAAGCGAAAGAAAAAATTGAAGCACTTGGTGGAAATGTCGCTGGAAGTGTGAGTAAAAAGACAGATTTGGTTATCGCAGGTGAAGATGCCGGTTCCAAGCTAAAGAAGGCGGAAGACTTAGGCATTATGGTGTGGAATGAGGAGAGACTGGTTGAAGAATTATCGGAATAA